One genomic window of Actinoalloteichus hoggarensis includes the following:
- a CDS encoding SDR family NAD(P)-dependent oxidoreductase, with protein sequence MTTNQAGRVALVTGGSRGIGAATARALADEGLNVAIGYSASAEKADEVVRDLRRRGVRAVAYRADQSDADQVTALVDTVATEFGRLDVLVNNAGVSINGRVDDPEADTTAFDHQIAVNLGGVVAAIRAATRVLGRGGRIITVGSTLAARAGFPGVADYAATKAAVTGYSRGAAQDLASREITVNVVQVGAVATDMNPPVGDYADRQRAAVALGRFGTPEEIAAGIVFLASPGASFVTGSVLTIDGGFLA encoded by the coding sequence ATGACGACCAACCAGGCAGGACGAGTCGCCCTCGTCACCGGCGGTTCACGCGGCATCGGCGCCGCCACCGCCCGAGCACTGGCCGACGAGGGACTGAACGTGGCGATCGGCTACTCCGCCTCGGCCGAGAAGGCCGACGAGGTCGTCCGCGATCTGCGGCGCCGAGGAGTCCGCGCGGTCGCCTATCGGGCGGACCAGTCCGACGCGGACCAGGTCACCGCCCTCGTCGACACCGTGGCGACCGAGTTCGGCAGGCTGGACGTCCTGGTGAACAACGCCGGGGTGTCGATCAACGGCAGGGTCGACGACCCCGAGGCCGACACGACCGCCTTCGATCACCAGATCGCCGTCAACCTCGGCGGCGTGGTCGCCGCCATTCGGGCCGCGACCAGGGTTCTCGGGCGCGGCGGACGCATCATCACGGTCGGCTCGACGCTCGCCGCCCGCGCCGGATTCCCCGGCGTCGCCGACTACGCCGCGACGAAGGCGGCGGTCACCGGATACAGCCGCGGCGCGGCTCAGGACCTCGCGTCACGCGAGATCACCGTCAACGTGGTGCAGGTCGGCGCGGTCGCCACCGACATGAACCCGCCGGTGGGCGACTACGCCGACCGCCAACGGGCGGCCGTCGCGTTGGGCCGCTTCGGCACCCCGGAGGAGATCGCGGCGGGCATCGTCTTCCTCGCGAGCCCGGGCGCGTCGTTCGTCACGGGCAGCGTGCTCACCATCGACGGCGGCTTCCTGGCCTGA
- a CDS encoding TetR/AcrR family transcriptional regulator produces the protein MATGRPREFDVGERLDRALEVFWRHGYEGAGLAELTEAMGISRPSLYAAYGNKESLFRKAVDRYLDGPARHIREAAEAPTARAAAEGLLRGAASVTTTGPSRGCLVVQSALVTGAQADAARDELVSRRRAGELGLRARFAQAKADGELGDDVDAADLARYIAMISYGISVQAADGAEREELDRAVDLALRAWPAASTPAEPAPAEPAPVEPSPAAPTPAEG, from the coding sequence ATGGCCACCGGACGCCCCCGCGAGTTCGACGTAGGCGAACGGCTGGACCGCGCGCTCGAGGTGTTCTGGCGCCACGGATACGAGGGCGCCGGACTCGCGGAGCTGACCGAGGCGATGGGCATCAGCAGGCCGAGCCTCTACGCCGCCTACGGCAACAAGGAGTCGTTGTTCCGCAAGGCGGTGGATCGCTATCTCGACGGGCCGGCGCGCCACATCCGGGAGGCCGCCGAGGCGCCGACGGCGCGGGCCGCCGCCGAAGGCCTCCTCCGCGGCGCGGCCTCGGTCACGACCACGGGCCCCAGCCGAGGCTGCCTGGTCGTGCAGTCCGCGCTGGTCACCGGCGCCCAGGCGGACGCCGCTCGCGACGAACTCGTCTCCCGGCGTCGCGCGGGCGAACTCGGCCTCCGTGCCCGCTTCGCACAGGCCAAGGCCGACGGCGAGCTGGGGGACGACGTCGACGCCGCCGACCTCGCCCGTTATATCGCGATGATCTCCTACGGCATCTCCGTCCAGGCCGCCGACGGCGCCGAGCGTGAAGAGCTGGACCGCGCCGTGGACCTGGCCCTGCGTGCCTGGCCCGCCGCATCGACGCCTGCCGAGCCGGCCCCTGCCGAGCCGGCGCCCGTCGAGCCGAGCCCCGCCGCGCCGACGCCTGCCGAGGGATGA
- a CDS encoding MFS transporter encodes MTNRRAWSSAALQSNRGFILLLLSTGVSALGSGMYLPAIQLLATEIAQDDRVVAVVRVAMTLPPVLFILLAGVAADRMRRRRLMILADAVRAAAVLAFAVVVGAEVGSMWFVLLVVIVLGSSQTFFDSSAQALLPQLVAKDALVQANSWLTAALTLGFSFVGPAMGGVLFSWNPSLPFFVNALTFLVSGLLILGVRSTTARFDDPSARRPNRSGVVADMRAGLAYTARHPVLRSVTLLGITVSFAIGMVTGVFVLFATRYLALGPIGYGVLLVSESLGALLGSMLALRLRHRLGRRRMFRMLPVVMALTYLLEISTRSVVFIFFVIVVGNAAFLVWVITSTSVRQEVGPPELLGRITSVYRLGGLAATSLGAAAGGLISESFDVRASFLAAAVLLLVVPWFVPLRVPAAERAPSTPPALGAAAGSETLPG; translated from the coding sequence ATGACGAACAGGCGGGCGTGGTCCTCGGCTGCGCTGCAGAGCAACCGAGGTTTCATTCTTCTGCTGCTCTCCACCGGGGTATCGGCATTGGGATCGGGCATGTATCTGCCCGCGATCCAGCTTCTGGCCACCGAGATCGCGCAGGACGACCGTGTCGTGGCCGTGGTCCGGGTCGCCATGACGCTGCCGCCGGTGCTGTTCATCCTTCTCGCGGGCGTGGCGGCCGATCGGATGCGTCGTCGCAGACTGATGATCCTCGCCGACGCGGTGCGGGCGGCGGCGGTCCTGGCCTTCGCCGTCGTGGTCGGCGCCGAGGTCGGATCGATGTGGTTCGTCCTGCTCGTGGTGATCGTCTTGGGCTCCAGTCAGACCTTCTTCGACAGTTCGGCACAGGCCCTGCTGCCGCAGCTGGTGGCCAAGGACGCCCTCGTCCAGGCCAACAGCTGGCTCACGGCTGCGCTGACCCTCGGGTTCTCCTTCGTCGGGCCCGCCATGGGCGGCGTGCTGTTCTCCTGGAATCCCAGCCTGCCGTTCTTCGTGAACGCGCTGACCTTCCTCGTCTCCGGGCTGCTGATCCTGGGGGTCCGCTCCACCACGGCCCGCTTCGACGATCCTTCGGCGCGGCGGCCGAATCGGTCGGGGGTGGTGGCCGACATGCGTGCGGGGCTCGCCTACACCGCACGGCACCCGGTGCTGCGGTCGGTGACCCTGCTGGGCATCACCGTGTCGTTCGCGATCGGGATGGTCACGGGGGTGTTCGTGCTGTTCGCGACCCGCTACCTGGCGTTGGGGCCCATCGGCTACGGGGTGCTGCTGGTGAGCGAGTCCCTCGGGGCGCTGCTCGGCAGCATGCTGGCCCTGCGGCTGCGACATCGGCTGGGGCGGCGGAGGATGTTCCGGATGCTGCCGGTCGTCATGGCCCTGACCTATCTGTTGGAGATCTCCACCCGCAGCGTGGTGTTCATCTTCTTCGTCATCGTGGTGGGCAACGCGGCCTTCCTGGTCTGGGTCATCACCTCCACCTCCGTCCGGCAGGAGGTGGGGCCGCCGGAACTGCTGGGGCGGATCACCAGCGTCTATCGTCTCGGCGGACTCGCCGCCACCAGCCTCGGCGCGGCAGCGGGCGGCCTGATCTCGGAGTCCTTCGACGTCCGGGCGTCGTTCCTGGCGGCGGCCGTGCTGCTGCTCGTCGTCCCCTGGTTCGTTCCGCTGCGGGTGCCCGCGGCGGAACGCGCGCCGTCGACGCCGCCGGCACTCGGCGCGGCAGCGGGTTCGGAGACGCTTCCCGGTTGA
- a CDS encoding HAD family hydrolase, which yields MAGIDVREVAAALFDLDGVVTDTARVHAAAWRRLFDDFLATRPAAEGEDHRPFSQEDYLREVDGRSREDGARAFLSSRGIRLPDDGPDDGREDGTRAAGPAETVHDLTRRKDACFQHALADGVHVYPDARELVTSLRGCGLTVAVVSASRNCAAVLARAGIDDLFDARVDGLLAARRDLPGKPDPAVFLAAAELLGVPPDQTAVLEDAEAGVLAGRRGAFGLVVGVDRAGDGSRLRAAGAHVVVSNLDELAIHGCAEADRPATGPGRAGRDAAAGETRGQEIVDGPVEPSHGDGPARPDRHGGGPATTAGRRRTGSTGTGSAGPGSGRPS from the coding sequence ATGGCGGGCATCGACGTGCGAGAGGTGGCGGCGGCGCTGTTCGACCTCGACGGTGTCGTCACGGACACCGCACGAGTGCACGCCGCGGCCTGGCGACGGCTGTTCGACGACTTCCTCGCGACCCGTCCCGCCGCCGAGGGCGAGGATCATCGGCCGTTCAGCCAGGAGGACTACCTGCGTGAGGTGGACGGCAGGTCGCGAGAGGACGGCGCCCGGGCCTTCCTGAGCTCCCGCGGGATCCGCCTGCCCGACGACGGGCCGGACGACGGCCGCGAGGACGGGACACGAGCGGCGGGTCCGGCCGAGACGGTGCACGACCTGACCAGACGGAAGGATGCCTGCTTCCAGCACGCCCTCGCCGACGGCGTGCACGTCTACCCCGACGCGCGCGAGCTGGTGACGTCCCTGCGTGGATGCGGACTGACCGTCGCCGTGGTCTCCGCGAGCCGCAACTGCGCCGCGGTCCTGGCCCGAGCAGGCATCGACGATCTCTTCGACGCACGGGTCGACGGCCTCCTCGCCGCGCGACGAGACCTGCCCGGCAAGCCCGATCCCGCCGTGTTCCTCGCCGCGGCCGAGCTGCTCGGCGTCCCGCCCGACCAGACCGCCGTGCTGGAGGACGCCGAGGCAGGCGTCCTCGCGGGCAGGCGCGGCGCATTCGGTCTGGTGGTGGGCGTCGACCGAGCGGGCGACGGCTCTCGGCTGCGCGCCGCGGGCGCCCATGTCGTCGTGTCGAACCTCGACGAACTGGCGATCCACGGCTGCGCGGAGGCCGATCGGCCCGCCACCGGCCCCGGCCGGGCGGGCCGGGACGCCGCGGCAGGCGAGACTCGGGGGCAGGAAATCGTCGACGGACCTGTCGAGCCGTCGCATGGCGACGGGCCGGCGAGGCCGGATCGACACGGCGGCGGCCCGGCGACCACCGCAGGCCGCCGCCGCACGGGCTCGACCGGCACGGGCTCGGCCGGGCCGGGGAGCGGGCGGCCGTCGTGA
- a CDS encoding glycoside hydrolase family 65 protein, with amino-acid sequence MTAWELLFEGFDPADEGRREALCVVGNGYLATRGAAPESVADGVHYPGTYVAGCYNRVTSRIAGHDIEDESMVNLPNWLLLTFRIDDGPWFAPDSAELLEHEQELDMERGLLLRRLRFRDARGRTTRLVQRRFVHLGSPHLAGLETTIVAEDWSGRLTFRSGIDGRITNAGVARYRALNGRHLIEHGTEEARPDTVLLHARTSQSGILVAEACRSTVWCDAEVVEPTRTLCRQDDLIAQQMSVDLTPGRQARLEKIVSVHTSRDLAATEPREEAVGDLADAAGFDDLLATHVLAWDQVWSRYRCGLSADVEARQAVNLNLFHLAQTLSTHTADLDVGVPARGLHGEAYRGHVFWDELFVLPTITLRTPHLTRSLLLYRHRRLPQARLAARREGLTGAMYPWQSGSNGREESQFMHLNPESGRWLRDDTHLQRHIGIAIAYNVWHYYQATGDEEFLSSFGAEMILEITRFFASLARYDHGRDRYVIRGVVGPDEYHTAYPGSDRPGIDNHAYTNIMTAWLCRVAVDVVTTVLPTERGDELMETLRLRHREIDRWRRMSRKLFVPFHDDGVISQFEGYERLAELDWDDYRRRYPDIHRLDRILEAEGRDPNDFQASKQADVLMLFYLLSSDELIEILRDLGYDFTGEQIPKNIEYYLGRTSHGSTLSSVVHAWVLARSHRARAVEFFDRAIVSDLHDVQKGTTQEGIHLAGMVGGVDLLQRCFAGIEVREGVLRLDPHWPAELGVLELTIRYHHQPVLVRVSGRTVTVRTAPGPRRPAIRCVCGPESVLLGPGETVHFSTRAASHAGRGPTPASADEL; translated from the coding sequence GTGACGGCGTGGGAACTGCTGTTCGAAGGCTTCGACCCCGCCGACGAGGGCAGGCGGGAGGCGCTGTGCGTCGTCGGCAACGGGTACCTCGCCACCCGAGGCGCCGCGCCGGAGTCCGTCGCCGACGGGGTGCACTACCCGGGGACCTATGTCGCGGGCTGCTACAACCGCGTGACCAGCCGGATCGCCGGTCACGACATCGAAGACGAGTCGATGGTCAACCTCCCGAACTGGCTGCTGCTCACCTTCCGGATCGACGACGGGCCGTGGTTCGCACCGGACTCCGCGGAACTGCTGGAACACGAGCAGGAACTGGACATGGAGCGCGGACTGCTACTGCGCCGACTTCGTTTCCGTGATGCGCGAGGACGCACCACCCGGCTGGTTCAGCGCCGGTTCGTCCATCTCGGCTCGCCACACCTCGCAGGCCTGGAGACGACGATCGTGGCCGAGGACTGGTCCGGGCGGCTGACCTTCCGCAGCGGCATCGACGGACGGATCACCAACGCCGGCGTGGCGCGCTACCGGGCGTTGAACGGCCGCCATCTGATCGAGCACGGCACCGAGGAGGCGCGCCCCGACACGGTGCTGCTGCACGCCAGGACGAGCCAGTCCGGCATCCTCGTCGCCGAGGCGTGCCGTTCGACGGTGTGGTGCGACGCCGAGGTCGTCGAGCCGACGCGCACCCTGTGCAGACAGGACGACCTGATCGCCCAGCAGATGAGCGTCGACCTCACACCCGGCCGCCAGGCCCGGCTGGAGAAGATCGTCTCGGTGCACACCTCGCGCGATCTCGCCGCCACCGAGCCCAGGGAGGAGGCCGTCGGCGACCTGGCGGACGCGGCGGGGTTCGACGACCTGCTCGCCACGCACGTCCTGGCCTGGGACCAGGTGTGGTCGCGGTACCGCTGCGGCCTGTCGGCCGACGTCGAGGCGCGGCAGGCGGTGAACCTCAACCTCTTCCACCTGGCGCAGACGCTCTCGACGCACACCGCGGATCTCGACGTCGGCGTCCCGGCGCGTGGACTGCACGGCGAGGCCTACCGGGGGCACGTCTTCTGGGATGAGCTGTTCGTGCTTCCCACGATCACGCTGCGCACCCCGCACCTGACCCGGTCCCTGCTGCTGTATCGCCATCGTCGGCTCCCACAGGCTCGGCTCGCCGCCCGCCGCGAGGGCCTGACCGGGGCGATGTATCCCTGGCAGAGCGGCAGCAACGGCCGCGAGGAGAGCCAGTTCATGCACCTCAACCCGGAGTCCGGCCGCTGGCTGCGGGACGACACGCATCTCCAGCGCCACATCGGCATCGCGATCGCCTACAACGTGTGGCACTACTACCAGGCGACCGGCGACGAGGAGTTCCTCAGCTCCTTCGGAGCGGAGATGATCCTGGAGATCACCCGCTTCTTCGCGTCGCTCGCCCGGTACGACCACGGCCGCGACCGGTACGTCATCCGCGGCGTGGTCGGCCCCGACGAGTACCACACAGCCTATCCGGGCTCAGACCGTCCCGGAATCGACAATCACGCCTACACCAACATCATGACGGCCTGGCTGTGCCGGGTCGCCGTCGACGTCGTCACCACCGTTCTGCCCACCGAGCGCGGCGACGAGCTGATGGAGACGCTGCGGCTGCGGCATCGCGAGATCGACCGGTGGCGCCGCATGTCACGCAAGTTGTTCGTTCCGTTCCACGACGACGGGGTGATCAGCCAGTTCGAAGGCTATGAACGGCTCGCCGAGCTGGACTGGGACGACTACCGCCGCCGCTATCCCGACATCCACAGGCTGGACCGCATCCTGGAGGCGGAGGGGCGCGACCCGAACGACTTTCAGGCCTCCAAACAGGCCGACGTGCTGATGCTCTTCTACCTGCTGTCGTCAGACGAGCTGATCGAGATCCTGCGGGACCTCGGGTACGACTTCACCGGGGAGCAGATCCCGAAGAACATCGAGTACTACCTGGGCCGCACCTCCCACGGCTCCACGCTCAGCTCCGTGGTGCACGCCTGGGTCCTGGCGCGCAGCCACCGGGCGCGTGCCGTCGAGTTCTTCGACCGCGCCATCGTGTCGGACCTGCACGACGTTCAGAAGGGCACGACCCAGGAGGGCATCCACCTCGCCGGGATGGTCGGCGGCGTCGACCTGCTGCAACGGTGTTTCGCGGGCATCGAGGTCCGCGAGGGCGTGCTGCGACTGGACCCGCACTGGCCCGCCGAGCTCGGTGTGCTGGAGCTGACCATCCGCTACCACCACCAGCCGGTGCTGGTGCGGGTGAGCGGCCGCACCGTGACGGTGCGCACCGCGCCGGGACCGCGCAGGCCCGCGATCCGATGCGTGTGCGGCCCGGAGAGCGTGCTGCTCGGCCCCGGCGAGACCGTTCACTTCTCGACGCGGGCCGCCTCGCACGCCGGCCGCGGGCCGACGCCCGCATCCGCCGACGAACTGTGA
- a CDS encoding phosphotransferase, with translation MSLDSERHASAEGERPAVDLDRLRSWVLADFAVDLTAIDSVAEGADSAAEVWQGLASDGACYAVKWSGGGSPAGLILAARLAHQGIAGVVGPIPTRAGRWWSDREGRRLSLVPWISHEAALGGMTRRQWIAYGELLARTHATEVTETLVEILRQEDHRTHEQYAAVARSVGRRLDAVAAAPAEPGADGARSRGASGAPNLAAEPARGPSADATADRLRGDPLVRSLATGWQAASTLIGVLLDQAESLAAELRTRPTRRVVCHGDPHLGNVLAAGDDEVFLLDWDDAVLAPRELDLLFVLGGVLPFAQVTPQEQTWFFEGYGPVEIDPVRLAYHRCTRALEDLAVPAAEVLDPRRLSVEERAEALDIALSVVSPTGLATLAYAGLRELGRIAEASPAPSS, from the coding sequence GTGAGCCTGGATTCCGAACGGCATGCGAGCGCCGAGGGGGAGCGGCCTGCGGTCGACCTCGATCGGCTGCGGTCCTGGGTCCTGGCGGACTTCGCCGTCGACCTCACCGCGATCGACTCCGTCGCCGAGGGCGCGGACTCGGCCGCCGAGGTGTGGCAGGGCCTGGCCTCGGACGGCGCGTGTTACGCGGTGAAGTGGAGCGGCGGCGGGAGCCCGGCGGGTCTGATCCTGGCGGCACGGCTCGCGCACCAGGGCATCGCGGGGGTGGTGGGGCCGATCCCGACCCGTGCGGGCCGCTGGTGGAGCGACCGCGAGGGACGCAGGCTGTCCCTCGTCCCGTGGATCTCCCACGAGGCGGCGCTCGGCGGGATGACCCGGCGGCAGTGGATCGCCTACGGTGAGCTGCTCGCCCGGACCCACGCCACCGAGGTCACCGAGACACTGGTCGAGATCCTGCGACAGGAGGACCATCGGACCCACGAGCAGTACGCGGCCGTGGCCCGCTCCGTCGGCCGACGACTCGACGCCGTCGCCGCGGCGCCCGCCGAACCGGGGGCCGACGGTGCGCGATCCCGAGGCGCGTCCGGCGCCCCGAATCTCGCCGCCGAGCCTGCCCGAGGACCGTCCGCCGACGCGACGGCAGATCGTCTCCGGGGCGACCCGCTCGTCCGTTCCCTGGCGACGGGCTGGCAGGCCGCGTCGACGCTCATCGGCGTGCTTCTCGACCAGGCGGAGTCCCTGGCCGCGGAGCTGCGGACCCGGCCGACCCGTCGCGTCGTCTGCCACGGTGACCCGCATCTGGGCAACGTGCTGGCGGCGGGCGATGACGAGGTCTTCCTGCTCGACTGGGACGACGCGGTGCTGGCGCCCCGAGAGCTGGATCTGTTGTTCGTGCTCGGCGGGGTGCTGCCCTTCGCGCAGGTCACGCCGCAGGAGCAGACCTGGTTCTTCGAGGGGTACGGGCCTGTCGAGATCGACCCCGTGCGGCTGGCCTACCACCGCTGCACTCGAGCACTGGAGGATCTGGCCGTGCCCGCCGCCGAGGTGCTCGATCCGCGTCGCCTCAGCGTCGAGGAGCGTGCCGAGGCCTTGGACATCGCGCTGAGCGTCGTCTCGCCCACCGGACTCGCCACCCTGGCCTATGCCGGGCTGCGGGAACTCGGCCGGATCGCGGAGGCGTCTCCCGCGCCGTCCTCCTGA